A part of Oryctolagus cuniculus chromosome 4, mOryCun1.1, whole genome shotgun sequence genomic DNA contains:
- the LOC103346542 gene encoding deleted in lung and esophageal cancer protein 1 isoform X1: MLPGVDIVRSARGEREMVFTQSLRLDYGTQSAQEVPLRAVVAVPELQLSSSWVDFGTCLVKQRQAREVCLMNLSGCQSYWAVLMGTRGRRALLLPPARPLSPGQTPPGRGCKPCPCRLAAGAGHLQPGPMPGDHRVAPLRAELWRALGLGEALGLAPRKAHTAVPPLPSVQGSRRQPRTQEPSRCPRAPACWRRGPTTGPRPPSACSSSSPPGAACWPPRAAHGWSRCPAPADLRPTARRSCELYQCTLVVDGVLGEKACALRLQGLGSHDERYASSLQP, translated from the exons ATGCTGCCCGGGGTGGACATCGTGCGGAGTGCCCGCGGAGAGCGCGAGATGGTGTTCACGCAGAGCCTGCGCCTGGACTACGGCACGCAGAGCgcccag GAGGTGCCCCTGCGGGCCGTGGTGGCCGTGCCCGAGCTCCAGCTCTCCAGCAGCTGGGTGGACTTCGGCACGTGCCTTGTGAAGCAGCGGCAGGCGCGCGAGGTCTGCCTGATGAACCTGAGCGGCTGCCAGAGCTACTGGGCCGTGCTGATGGGTACGCGGGGCCGCCGGGCACTCCTGctgccccccgcccgccccctgtCCCCGGGGCAAACACCTCCCGGAAGGGGCTGCAAACCCTGTCCCTGCAGGCTGGCTGCCGGGGCTGGGCACCTGCAGCCAGGGCCAATGCCCGGTGACCACAGGGTGGCCCCGCTCAGGGCGGAGCTGTGgcgagccctggggctgggggaggcattAGGGCTGGCCCCGCGCAAGGCCCACACCGCTGTGCCCCCCTTGCCCTCCGTgcagggcagcaggaggcagccaaGGACGCAGGAGCCTTCGAGGTGTCCCCGAGCACCGGCGTGCTGGAGGCGCGGCCCCACAACGGGCCCCCGACCTCCGTCAGCCTGCAGCTCCTCTTCACCGCCAGGTGCAGCCTGCTGGCCTCCCCGGGCTGCCCACGGGTGGAGCCGCTGCCCGGCCCCTGCTGACCTCAGGCCCACTGCCCGCAGGAGCTGCGAGCTGTACCAGTGCACGCTGGTGGTGGACGGCGTGCTCGGGGAGAAGGCCTGCGCCCTGCGGCTCCAGGGCCTCGGCTCTCACGACGAGAGATATGCGTCCTCGCTGCAGCCCTGA
- the LOC103346542 gene encoding deleted in lung and esophageal cancer protein 1 isoform X2, with product MLPGVDIVRSARGEREMVFTQSLRLDYGTQSAQEVPLRAVVAVPELQLSSSWVDFGTCLVKQRQAREVCLMNLSGCQSYWAVLMGQQEAAKDAGAFEVSPSTGVLEARPHNGPPTSVSLQLLFTARSCELYQCTLVVDGVLGEKACALRLQGLGSHDERYASSLQP from the exons ATGCTGCCCGGGGTGGACATCGTGCGGAGTGCCCGCGGAGAGCGCGAGATGGTGTTCACGCAGAGCCTGCGCCTGGACTACGGCACGCAGAGCgcccag GAGGTGCCCCTGCGGGCCGTGGTGGCCGTGCCCGAGCTCCAGCTCTCCAGCAGCTGGGTGGACTTCGGCACGTGCCTTGTGAAGCAGCGGCAGGCGCGCGAGGTCTGCCTGATGAACCTGAGCGGCTGCCAGAGCTACTGGGCCGTGCTGATGG ggcagcaggaggcagccaaGGACGCAGGAGCCTTCGAGGTGTCCCCGAGCACCGGCGTGCTGGAGGCGCGGCCCCACAACGGGCCCCCGACCTCCGTCAGCCTGCAGCTCCTCTTCACCGCCAG GAGCTGCGAGCTGTACCAGTGCACGCTGGTGGTGGACGGCGTGCTCGGGGAGAAGGCCTGCGCCCTGCGGCTCCAGGGCCTCGGCTCTCACGACGAGAGATATGCGTCCTCGCTGCAGCCCTGA